In the genome of Candidatus Saccharibacteria bacterium oral taxon 488, one region contains:
- a CDS encoding ATP-binding cassette domain-containing protein translates to MSKPIISAKNIKKSFGQTHALRGVSLDVEAGEVLAIMGPSGSGKSTLLHSLAAITKVDSGEIDFDGRRIDKLSDDQRSILRRTSFGFVFQFGQLVPELTALDNVALPLLLNGVKRKEAYQQAKTWLNKVELASKADSMLGELSGGQMQRVAIARAMVIEPKVLFADEPTGSLDSLNSERVMELFIKTAKEHGTTVIMVTHEPTIAAYADREIIVRDGQISGADAAVNMAQNTQPNLNKASARTIK, encoded by the coding sequence ATGAGCAAACCAATAATTAGCGCTAAAAATATTAAGAAGTCGTTCGGGCAAACGCACGCGCTGCGCGGCGTCAGCTTGGATGTCGAGGCGGGCGAGGTGCTGGCGATTATGGGTCCGTCGGGCTCTGGTAAGTCGACGCTGCTGCATAGCTTGGCGGCGATTACCAAGGTTGATAGTGGCGAGATTGACTTTGATGGCCGGCGGATTGACAAACTGAGCGATGATCAGCGCAGTATTTTACGGCGCACCAGCTTTGGCTTTGTCTTTCAGTTTGGACAGTTGGTGCCAGAGCTGACAGCGCTGGATAATGTGGCGCTGCCGCTACTGCTTAACGGCGTCAAGCGTAAAGAAGCCTATCAACAGGCGAAAACATGGCTGAATAAGGTTGAGCTGGCGAGTAAAGCTGACAGTATGCTTGGCGAGTTGTCGGGCGGACAAATGCAGCGGGTAGCGATTGCCCGGGCGATGGTGATTGAGCCAAAAGTACTATTTGCTGATGAGCCGACTGGCTCGCTGGACAGTCTGAATTCAGAGAGAGTTATGGAGCTATTCATTAAAACCGCCAAAGAGCACGGCACAACAGTCATCATGGTGACGCACGAACCGACAATTGCCGCCTATGCTGATCGGGAAATTATTGTCCGCGACGGGCAGATTTCCGGCGCGGATGCAGCGGTGAATATG
- a CDS encoding PadR family transcriptional regulator: MSVQYILLGFLAEESNYGYELKKKYDGYFGKDKPILTGQIYSTLARLKRDNKVKEIADTSESGGPDRVRYEITDEGKQDLQAWLESPEAPSPQLQATMYIKAVLAILKDGDASPYLDNQRQAHIQRMRELTARRRDSSLSDMLLIDHALYHLEADLRWIELTISRLTRLKEEILHEQTNN, encoded by the coding sequence AATATATACTGTTAGGTTTTTTAGCGGAAGAGTCAAATTACGGCTATGAGTTGAAGAAAAAATATGACGGTTATTTTGGCAAAGATAAGCCAATTTTAACTGGTCAGATATATTCAACTTTGGCGCGGCTCAAACGCGATAACAAGGTCAAAGAGATTGCCGACACCAGCGAATCGGGTGGGCCGGATCGGGTTCGGTATGAAATTACCGATGAGGGTAAGCAGGATTTACAAGCATGGTTGGAATCACCAGAGGCGCCGTCACCACAGCTGCAAGCGACGATGTATATCAAGGCGGTATTGGCGATTTTGAAAGACGGCGATGCGTCGCCGTATCTGGATAACCAACGGCAGGCGCACATCCAGCGGATGCGCGAGCTGACAGCGCGGCGGCGCGATAGCAGTTTGTCGGACATGCTGCTGATCGATCATGCACTGTATCATTTGGAGGCGGATTTGCGCTGGATTGAATTAACTATTTCGCGGTTAACGCGGCTAAAGGAGGAAATTTTGCATGAGCAAACCAATAATTAG